One Rhipicephalus microplus isolate Deutch F79 unplaced genomic scaffold, USDA_Rmic scaffold_12, whole genome shotgun sequence DNA segment encodes these proteins:
- the LOC142783732 gene encoding uncharacterized protein LOC142783732, which produces MTAAPTGGYASPPQFDEASDQVRLEAFFEGNGITEDNKKRALLVTALSTHTVDVLSGRCAPDKVNELSYPQVIALLKQHFSPQPNEIAQSYKFFTRNQLPGEPVKDFVVAIRQIADTCNFGASLDRMLRDRIVCGLHNVGVRRQLLAKPQLTRSEAEEIAISTEMAEANAQEIVSPTVEASVHALGGQSYRPRSRPQIVGCYRCGAKGHGPEDCRFRSASCFKCKQRGHIARACCRRESGFGVVPPERQVHALSREKDTGTDGMFALEAADSHIGNVGITQPIVHTLDCGGVPVNMQVDTGSPVSVITWPTYERNKTVWPKLRGSPLKLTCFLGRLPVRGQLQLKVSCGNKSMAGSLQVLGCSGPNLCGSDLIQAFHMLEAPVMNLNTSGEQLPLLGADDVNVDRLLAEFADVFAPGLGLIKGPPVHFETRENVVPKFWKAREVPYAFRPKVDAELDRLSGAGIIVPVPHAEWAAPVVPVVKRNGCIRLCGDFKLTVNKACRTEQYPLPRVEDILATLNGGEVFTTIDLREAYNQLPLDEEAMHLTTINTHKGLFSFTRLPFGVASAPAVFQRRMETILQIFRVFRST; this is translated from the coding sequence ATGACCGCCGCACCCACGGGAGGATACGCCAGCCCGCCGCAGTTCGACGAGGCGAGCGACCAGGTTCGGCTGGAAGCCTTCTTTGAGGGAAATGGCATCACGGAAGACAACAAGAAGCGGGCCCTGCTGGTGACTGCACTGTCCACCCACACCGTCGACGTACTGAGCGGACGTTGTGCTCCGGATAAGGTGAATGAACTTTCGTACCCACAAGTGATAGCCTTGCTTAAGCAGCACTTCTCGCCGCAACCGAACGAGATAGCACAGTCTTATAAGTTCTTCACCCGCAATCAGCTGCCCGGCGAACCGGTCAAGGATTTTGTCGTGGCGATTCGACAGATAGCGGACACCTGCAATTTTGGTGCTTCGTTGGACAGAATGCTACGAGATCGCATCGTGTGTGGTCTGCACAACGTCGGAGTGCGTCGGCAGCTACTCGCGAAACCACAGCTGACGAGGAGCGAAGCGGAAGAAATTGCGATATCTACCGAAATGGCCGAGGCCAACGCGCAAGAGATAGTAAGCCCCACCGTTGAGGCAAGTGTGCATGCGCTGGGAGGCCAGTCCTATCGCCCACGAAGCCGGCCACAGATTGTTGGGTGCTACCGCTGcggagcaaaagggcacggaccCGAGGATTGCCGCTTCCGCTCGGCGTCATGCTTCAAGTGTAAACAACGAGGTCATATCGCTCGAGCCTGTTGCCGCCGTGAGAGTGGGTTCGGGGTGGTACCACCAGAACGCCAAGTACACGCCTTGTCGCGGGAGAAAGACACTGGCACGGACGGTATGTTCGCGCTGGAGGCAGCGGACAGTCACATCGGCAACGTCGGCATTACGCAACCCATCGTGCACACCTTGGATTGTGGTGGGGTTCCAGTGAACATGCAGGTCGACACAGGCTCGCCGGTTTCGGTCATCACGTGGCCCACATATGAGCGGAACAAAACAGTGTGGCCGAAGCTGCGTGGTTCGCCATTGAAACTCACCTGCTTCCTGGGACGGCTTCCAGTGCGGGGACAACTTCAGCTCAAGGTTTCGTGCGGAAACAAGTCGATGGCTGGATCTTTGCAAGTCCTTGGTTGCTCCGGCCCAAACCTCTGCGGAAGCGACCTGATTCAAGCGTTCCACATGCTCGAGGCACCGGTAATGAACCTGAACACGTCAGGTGAGCAACTGCCGTTACTCGGTGCTGACGACGTTAACGTGGACCGGTTGCTAGCAGAATTCGCTGATGTGTTCGCGCCAGGTTTAGGGCTCATAAAAGGGCCACCGGTACACTTCGAGACGCGAGAAAACGTGGTGCCGAAGTTTTGGAAAGCACGCGAAGTTCCGTATGCTTTTCGGCCAAAGGTCGACGCGGAACTGGACCGCCTTTCGGGCGCGGGTATTATTGTACCGGTGCCTCATGCGGAGTGGGCGGCGCCAGTGGTACCGGTAGTGAAACGGAATGGCTGCATCCGCCTTTGCGGCGATTTTAAGCTAACGGTCAACAAAGCCTGTCGCACTGAGCAATATCCGTTGCCACGGGTGGAGGATATCCTGGCTACATTAAATGGCGGGGAAGTTTTTACCACGATAGACTTGCGGGAGGCATACAACCAGCTTCCGTTGGATGAGGAAGCCATGCACCTCACGACCATAAACACGCATAAGGGACTGTTCAGCTTTACTCGCCTGCCTTTTGGAGTGGCGTCCGCGCCGGCCGTGTTCCAACGGCGTATGGAGACCATTTTGCAGATCTTCCGGGTGTTCAggtctacctag